Proteins encoded in a region of the Granulicella sibirica genome:
- a CDS encoding TonB-dependent receptor yields MLCWASYASCVLPILSASPQAAFAQAAGNAMITGSVSDSKGGLLPKATVTVRSESGSKTLDLATDSTGHFALTGLPAATYVIQATAPGFGATAKTVHVAENATQDVALALSVGDLTQQVTVEANAQGSIAAALAPMDALLEATSARTEITSAFIQNFTSPVADFGEAVEMAPGTFTTNGNGVGLGQSSTYFRGFPDGDYDIDFDGIPFYDTNTPSHHSWAFFPSQFLGGIDFDRSPGTASTIGPTPFGGSIHLLSKPFSPVQNIRGGFSYGSFNTRLFDGEYDSGNFGPGHKMNVNVDIHHLGSDGYQTFNHQTRNAGDIQFQYRPSEKTSITGFSAVIWLDANTPNFNATRCQMYGAQAGYTCTGSNAPFAGSGLNFLLTNNSDPLLYLNNQYNYYHVPTDFEYVGVRSELGKGFTLSIKPYTYNYDNSEKYSNAVPITDNSALVGTTYVPLGVKIANTCNTLVKNKYTCGVDKYNSYRKYGETSELSQVSRFGVFRAGLWYEWANTNRHQFPADPLQNWLDAPLPNFSETFVTNSYQPFAEYQFHVTPKLTITPGIKFAYYTIGTKQYADNGGKIGGLGTNNPTSFITNGGSYFASLPSGDANYRIRENWSVYGQVATGSIVPASGTFDYTQSATGTPVATLPKQQKNLTYQTGSVLKLKHVTFDVDYFHIHFDSGYSSFTPLDTGEPVYYLQPPSVTQGVEGESNLYITHGLSLYLNASYNRAQYTGAATVFCNSATTCLSSTPQLNIPTPAGQRIANAPSDIETEGLTYQHKSWDAGIFNKRVGTMSLDNSGYHNAGTIDPFSLTNLFLNYTIKSGSHFDQTKIRLSFNNLFDSHSITGNSLATKATPVILTANGNTYNDPFNSTSPVTPISGADAVSILPGRSVMLSVTFGLSAKR; encoded by the coding sequence ATGCTTTGCTGGGCATCTTACGCATCTTGTGTTCTGCCGATCCTGTCGGCAAGCCCGCAAGCTGCATTCGCCCAGGCAGCTGGTAACGCAATGATCACAGGCTCGGTGAGTGACAGCAAGGGGGGCTTGCTCCCTAAGGCTACTGTGACCGTCCGAAGCGAGTCCGGAAGCAAAACCCTCGACTTAGCTACCGATTCAACAGGCCACTTTGCGCTAACCGGTCTCCCAGCTGCGACATATGTCATTCAGGCAACGGCACCAGGTTTTGGCGCAACCGCCAAGACCGTTCATGTAGCCGAGAACGCCACACAAGATGTGGCTCTTGCGCTCTCCGTTGGTGATCTCACCCAGCAGGTTACAGTCGAGGCTAACGCCCAAGGTTCAATCGCCGCTGCTCTCGCGCCCATGGACGCGCTCCTCGAAGCCACATCGGCTCGCACCGAGATCACTTCTGCCTTCATCCAGAACTTTACTTCGCCCGTGGCAGACTTCGGTGAAGCGGTCGAAATGGCACCCGGAACCTTCACGACGAATGGCAATGGTGTCGGCCTTGGCCAATCCAGTACCTACTTCCGAGGATTTCCCGATGGCGATTATGATATCGACTTCGATGGCATCCCTTTCTACGATACCAATACACCTTCGCATCACTCCTGGGCTTTCTTCCCTTCCCAGTTCCTGGGCGGCATCGACTTCGACCGCTCGCCGGGCACCGCTTCCACAATTGGGCCCACACCTTTCGGCGGTTCCATACATCTTCTCTCGAAGCCATTCTCCCCTGTACAGAACATCCGCGGTGGCTTCTCCTACGGCTCCTTCAACACTCGCCTCTTCGACGGGGAGTACGACTCAGGCAACTTCGGTCCCGGCCATAAAATGAACGTCAACGTTGATATCCACCATCTCGGATCGGATGGCTATCAGACATTCAACCACCAGACACGCAATGCCGGGGATATCCAGTTCCAGTACCGCCCTTCAGAGAAGACCAGCATCACCGGCTTTTCCGCGGTCATATGGCTCGATGCCAATACTCCAAACTTTAATGCGACGCGCTGCCAGATGTACGGAGCCCAGGCTGGCTATACCTGCACCGGCAGCAACGCACCCTTCGCTGGATCCGGACTCAATTTCCTGCTCACCAATAACAGCGACCCGCTCCTGTACCTCAACAATCAATACAACTACTATCACGTTCCGACCGATTTCGAGTACGTAGGCGTACGGAGCGAACTAGGCAAGGGCTTTACCCTCTCCATCAAGCCTTATACCTACAACTATGACAATAGCGAAAAGTACTCGAACGCCGTTCCAATCACAGATAACTCGGCCCTCGTCGGCACCACGTATGTGCCCCTCGGCGTAAAGATTGCGAATACCTGCAACACGCTGGTCAAGAACAAGTACACCTGTGGAGTGGACAAATATAACAGCTACCGCAAGTACGGGGAGACCTCTGAGTTGAGCCAGGTGTCACGCTTCGGAGTCTTCCGAGCGGGTCTCTGGTACGAGTGGGCCAACACCAACCGGCATCAGTTTCCCGCCGATCCACTGCAGAACTGGCTTGATGCTCCGCTTCCGAACTTCTCCGAGACCTTCGTTACTAACTCCTATCAGCCATTTGCTGAATACCAGTTCCACGTAACACCCAAGCTCACCATTACCCCAGGTATTAAGTTCGCCTACTACACCATCGGCACCAAACAGTATGCCGATAACGGCGGTAAGATCGGCGGTCTCGGTACCAACAACCCAACCTCCTTTATTACGAATGGCGGCAGTTACTTTGCTTCGCTTCCCTCCGGAGATGCTAACTATCGCATACGCGAGAACTGGTCTGTCTATGGACAAGTCGCGACGGGAAGCATTGTCCCTGCATCGGGCACCTTCGATTACACCCAGTCAGCCACCGGTACGCCGGTCGCTACGTTACCCAAGCAGCAGAAGAACCTTACTTATCAAACCGGCTCAGTTCTTAAGCTGAAGCACGTTACCTTTGACGTGGATTACTTCCATATTCATTTTGATAGCGGCTACTCGTCCTTCACACCTCTCGACACTGGGGAGCCCGTCTACTACCTTCAGCCCCCTTCGGTCACGCAGGGCGTCGAGGGTGAAAGCAACCTCTACATTACCCACGGTCTCAGCCTCTATCTGAACGCAAGCTATAACCGCGCACAGTACACGGGGGCGGCCACGGTCTTCTGCAACTCGGCCACTACTTGCCTGTCCTCGACACCACAACTGAACATTCCGACCCCGGCCGGGCAGCGAATTGCCAACGCACCCTCTGATATTGAGACCGAGGGTCTCACCTACCAGCACAAGTCCTGGGATGCAGGCATATTCAATAAACGCGTTGGAACGATGAGCCTGGATAACAGCGGCTATCACAACGCCGGAACGATCGACCCCTTCTCTCTCACGAACCTATTCCTCAACTACACGATCAAAAGCGGATCGCACTTTGATCAGACCAAGATCCGGCTCAGCTTCAACAACCTCTTCGACAGTCACAGCATTACCGGCAACAGTCTTGCGACGAAGGCCACCCCTGTCATCCTCACGGCCAATGGAAACACCTACAACGATCCGTTCAACTCCACCTCACCAGTGACCCCGATCTCTGGTGCTGATGCGGTCTCAATCCTGCCGGGCCGGAGCGTGATGCTGTCGGTAACGTTCGGACTCTCCGCGAAGCGCTAA
- a CDS encoding metallophosphoesterase yields the protein MSNREAVSNEVIGALHQRISFALEILLVLLVMALSGAKDMCAQAKAAQAPGSHIPVVMLSDLHFDPFHDPAKVRLLVKASVANWDHILEAPDDPGQQTAFATVQGKCKAKENSDTPFALLKSSLLAAKGQAPEVAFVTVSGDLLVHDLDCRYRATMDLEASTTDDQSVSAAFAEKTTIYVINKIKAAFPRVPVYIALGNNDSRCNHNRLDPHDAYLKASASAVADGWRGVSPSEKAAALGTFESAGYYALTIPAPISRTRLLVVNDIYMMPKYATCDGDDNDTQGAREQTAWLQSQLEKSRRNGERVWLLGHLPPAVNADNLSAETGAFCASGKVVKFQSTDDLANEMAAYPDILKLGIFGHTHMDELRLLRAKGGGVPVKVVGSVSPVSGNRPSFVVGLVDLASSKLVDYTVYEASNSTGVGTKWPKEYAFDETYHEADFSAESLSDLISRFRDDTTAAGQESRSYEEYYSKGSTATKKSFSWPAYVCALDNSTAAAFKACVCQEK from the coding sequence ATGTCCAATCGAGAAGCGGTAAGCAATGAGGTGATCGGAGCTCTCCACCAAAGGATATCGTTCGCGCTCGAGATTTTGCTCGTCCTTCTCGTGATGGCATTATCGGGCGCGAAAGACATGTGCGCGCAAGCGAAAGCTGCCCAGGCACCTGGGTCACACATACCGGTCGTCATGCTCAGTGACCTTCACTTCGATCCTTTTCACGATCCGGCGAAAGTGCGCCTGCTTGTAAAAGCGTCGGTGGCAAATTGGGACCATATTCTCGAGGCTCCCGACGATCCTGGACAACAAACTGCATTTGCAACGGTTCAGGGGAAATGCAAGGCTAAAGAAAACTCAGACACACCCTTCGCGCTCCTCAAAAGCAGCCTGCTCGCCGCGAAGGGCCAGGCCCCTGAAGTGGCCTTCGTCACAGTGAGTGGTGACCTCCTTGTTCACGATCTCGACTGTAGATATCGCGCAACGATGGACCTCGAAGCGAGCACAACGGATGACCAATCCGTGTCAGCTGCCTTCGCTGAGAAGACCACGATCTATGTGATAAACAAGATAAAAGCGGCGTTCCCCAGGGTGCCGGTCTACATCGCGCTCGGCAACAACGATTCGCGATGCAACCATAACCGCTTAGATCCACACGACGCCTATCTCAAGGCGTCCGCGTCGGCGGTCGCCGACGGTTGGCGTGGCGTAAGCCCTTCTGAGAAGGCCGCAGCCTTAGGAACGTTCGAGTCGGCAGGCTACTACGCCTTAACGATACCGGCTCCGATAAGCCGAACCCGCCTGCTTGTTGTGAATGACATATACATGATGCCAAAGTACGCGACATGCGACGGAGACGATAACGACACACAGGGTGCGCGGGAACAGACGGCATGGTTGCAGAGCCAGTTGGAGAAGTCTCGGAGAAACGGGGAACGTGTCTGGCTTCTGGGCCATCTCCCACCTGCGGTGAATGCCGATAATCTATCAGCGGAAACTGGCGCTTTCTGTGCAAGCGGCAAAGTCGTTAAGTTCCAGTCAACCGACGATCTTGCGAATGAGATGGCTGCTTACCCTGACATCTTGAAGCTTGGTATTTTCGGCCATACGCACATGGATGAATTGCGTCTGCTGCGAGCTAAGGGCGGGGGAGTTCCGGTGAAGGTTGTCGGATCCGTGTCACCCGTCAGCGGAAACAGACCGTCCTTTGTCGTGGGTTTGGTAGATCTTGCTTCGTCCAAGCTCGTGGACTACACCGTTTACGAGGCCTCGAACTCAACTGGAGTCGGGACGAAGTGGCCGAAAGAATATGCTTTCGACGAAACTTACCACGAGGCCGACTTTTCGGCCGAGTCATTGAGCGATTTAATCAGTCGCTTCCGCGACGATACAACCGCAGCAGGCCAAGAGAGCCGCTCATACGAAGAGTACTACTCAAAGGGATCTACCGCGACGAAGAAGTCCTTCAGTTGGCCGGCCTATGTCTGTGCTTTAGACAATTCGACCGCCGCCGCCTTCAAGGCCTGCGTGTGCCAGGAAAAGTAA
- a CDS encoding TonB-dependent receptor: MRKILAVSLLPALAGVAFAQVNTGELRFQITDSAGLGLKSTIEVSSLGNQFRTTLETDDLGRTVAPRLSYGAYNVTIRHTGFASVSKTLEVRSAVPAVYTVKLAVAPVATVVNVGDEATLVDLGRPSSVMQIGSTEIEQRVTSLPGRSVQDLVNSQPGWLYEGNAVLHPRGSEYQTQFVIDGIPLTDNRSPSFGPEIEADDLDSMSIYTAGIPAEYGRKMGGVVELNTKRNLNPGPHGELSISGGSYDSLQGYGQIQDTWDKNTLGFTASGSMSAHYLNPVVPENYTNRGTTGDFSVRYDRDVTPSDRLVLYVRHELSRFEIPNEMVQQQAGQLQTGGNFETIGTASYQHTFSPDSIGMLSGMVRDNAKDLYSNENSTPMIAFQHNDFREGYVKGTFSFHHGIQEIKAGLESDTTFLHENFNYTVTDPTRFDDSTPRTLSFLGQRPDLEESAFVEDMIRLGKWTVSAGLRYDHYQLLLNQFAFSPRISVGRSIPSLKMVLHGSYDRVFQTPSFENILISSSPQIDELNDDFLRLPVRPSRGNYYEGGMTEGFSDRLRMDVNFYRRDVSNYADDDQLLNTGVSYPIAFRKAVIYGAEGKLELVRLGKLTGYVSYSYMVGNVWYPVTGGLFLGDDADVATSQLNGHFPDSQDQRNTVRTRFQYQLTKRLWAASGLSYGSGLPFEFDGDPSDALAQYGPAVISRINFDRGRILPLLSVNATLGADVYSSDKIKMRLQADGDNLNGRLNVIDFGGLFSGNAIGPGRSFALRLSTSF; encoded by the coding sequence ATGAGAAAGATTCTTGCCGTGTCCCTTCTACCTGCCCTCGCTGGCGTTGCTTTTGCCCAGGTCAACACAGGTGAGCTTCGCTTTCAGATTACCGATTCGGCCGGCCTCGGCCTGAAGTCCACCATTGAGGTCTCAAGCCTCGGCAATCAGTTCCGAACCACTCTCGAAACCGATGACTTGGGCCGAACGGTCGCTCCAAGGCTTTCTTATGGTGCCTACAATGTCACGATCCGGCACACAGGCTTCGCAAGCGTCTCAAAGACTCTCGAGGTGAGATCGGCGGTACCAGCCGTATACACAGTCAAGCTTGCGGTAGCTCCCGTCGCAACGGTCGTGAACGTCGGGGACGAGGCAACGCTGGTCGACCTGGGTCGTCCATCCTCCGTCATGCAGATCGGCTCAACCGAGATCGAGCAGCGGGTCACTTCGCTTCCCGGCAGATCGGTGCAGGACCTGGTGAACTCGCAGCCAGGCTGGCTTTACGAAGGCAATGCGGTATTGCATCCGCGTGGCTCGGAATACCAGACCCAGTTCGTCATCGATGGCATTCCGCTGACAGATAATCGATCACCAAGCTTCGGCCCGGAGATCGAGGCGGATGACTTGGACTCGATGAGCATTTACACGGCCGGCATTCCGGCAGAGTACGGCCGAAAGATGGGCGGCGTTGTGGAGTTGAATACCAAGCGGAATCTGAATCCGGGGCCGCATGGCGAATTGAGCATCTCGGGCGGGAGCTACGACTCACTGCAAGGCTATGGACAGATTCAGGACACCTGGGACAAGAACACGCTGGGCTTCACAGCTTCGGGAAGCATGTCGGCTCACTACCTGAATCCGGTTGTGCCGGAGAACTACACCAATCGCGGGACGACGGGCGACTTCTCGGTCAGGTACGATCGCGATGTTACGCCGAGCGATCGGCTCGTCCTGTACGTTCGGCATGAGCTGTCCCGGTTCGAGATCCCCAATGAGATGGTGCAGCAGCAAGCGGGGCAGCTTCAGACAGGGGGCAACTTCGAGACGATCGGGACGGCGAGCTATCAGCATACGTTTTCACCGGACAGCATCGGGATGCTTTCAGGAATGGTCCGGGATAACGCGAAGGATCTGTACTCGAACGAGAACTCGACCCCGATGATTGCGTTTCAGCACAACGACTTCCGCGAGGGATACGTCAAAGGGACTTTTTCTTTTCATCACGGGATCCAGGAGATCAAGGCGGGGCTGGAATCGGACACGACCTTCCTGCATGAGAACTTCAACTACACGGTTACCGATCCGACGCGGTTTGATGACAGCACTCCTCGAACGCTCTCGTTTCTCGGACAGAGGCCGGATCTGGAAGAGTCGGCCTTTGTCGAGGACATGATCCGTCTGGGCAAGTGGACAGTGAGCGCAGGGCTCCGCTATGACCATTACCAGTTGTTGCTGAACCAGTTCGCGTTCAGCCCGAGAATCTCCGTAGGGCGCTCCATTCCTTCTCTGAAGATGGTTCTGCACGGATCGTACGACCGGGTGTTTCAAACGCCCTCGTTTGAGAACATCCTGATCTCGAGCTCGCCGCAGATCGATGAGCTGAACGATGATTTCCTCCGGCTCCCCGTCCGACCCTCCCGCGGCAACTACTACGAGGGTGGAATGACGGAGGGCTTCTCCGACAGGCTGCGGATGGATGTGAACTTCTACCGGCGGGACGTCTCGAACTATGCGGATGACGACCAGTTGCTCAACACCGGGGTGAGCTACCCGATCGCGTTTCGCAAGGCGGTGATCTACGGGGCCGAAGGGAAGCTCGAGCTGGTTCGGCTCGGAAAACTCACAGGGTATGTCAGCTACTCGTACATGGTCGGAAACGTGTGGTATCCGGTGACTGGAGGTTTGTTCCTGGGCGACGACGCGGATGTGGCGACCTCGCAGTTGAATGGGCACTTTCCTGATTCGCAGGATCAGCGGAACACGGTGCGGACGCGCTTTCAGTACCAGTTGACAAAGCGTCTGTGGGCGGCTTCGGGGCTAAGCTACGGATCTGGTCTGCCATTCGAGTTTGATGGAGACCCGTCGGATGCGCTGGCACAGTATGGGCCGGCGGTGATCAGCCGGATCAACTTCGATCGGGGCCGCATTCTTCCGCTGCTGTCAGTGAACGCCACGCTTGGGGCGGATGTTTATTCGAGCGACAAGATCAAGATGCGCCTCCAGGCGGACGGGGACAATCTGAACGGGCGCTTGAATGTAATCGACTTCGGCGGGCTATTCTCGGGAAATGCGATCGGACCAGGGCGCAGCTTTGCGCTGCGGCTCAGCACGAGTTTCTGA